One window from the genome of Diabrotica virgifera virgifera chromosome 6, PGI_DIABVI_V3a encodes:
- the LOC126886805 gene encoding chymotrypsin inhibitor-like, with amino-acid sequence MNKVLLVFVLATVLVQVFAQSASRVQLGRLDCGENAVQGCAPCCPEAEATCSNKVPQPCPGICTRECRIQCRCAQGYLKDTATGKCVKEC; translated from the exons ATGAATAAAGTACTTTTGGTATTTGTTTTGGCAACTGTCCTAGTTCAAGTATTTGCCCAGAGTG ccAGCCGTGTTCAATTAGGCAGGCTTGACTGCGGAGAAAATGCTGTACAAGGTTGTGCTCCCTGTTGTCCAGAAGCAGAAGCAACTTGTTCCAACAAAGTTCCTCAACCATGTCCTGGTATTTGCACTAGAGAATGTAGGATCCAATGTCGTTGTGCTCAAGGATACTTGAAAGACACGGCCACTGGAAAGTGTGTCAAAGAATGTTAA